In Holophagales bacterium, one DNA window encodes the following:
- a CDS encoding methyltransferase domain-containing protein: protein MPEPPSSVCPVALAGHLDSRIRRWLQNPRRLLAPYVREGMTVLDFGCGPGFFTLEFARLVGPSGRVLAVDLQPEMLELLRLKAHGTELAARITLHPCQPNRLGVAEPLDFVLAFYVLHELPDPRAFLAELRPLFTPGGQLLIVEPPLHVSKAAFAVTLRVATEAGFRVVARPRILFNHVALLAPG, encoded by the coding sequence ATGCCGGAGCCTCCGTCTTCCGTCTGTCCCGTCGCTCTCGCCGGTCACCTCGACAGCCGGATCCGGCGTTGGTTGCAGAACCCCCGCCGCCTGCTCGCGCCCTACGTGCGAGAGGGAATGACCGTGCTCGACTTCGGCTGCGGCCCCGGCTTCTTCACGCTGGAGTTCGCCCGCCTGGTCGGTCCGTCGGGTCGCGTCCTCGCGGTCGACCTGCAGCCAGAAATGCTCGAGCTGCTTCGCCTCAAGGCGCACGGCACCGAGCTCGCCGCGCGCATCACTCTCCATCCCTGCCAGCCGAATCGCCTCGGCGTCGCGGAGCCGCTCGACTTCGTGCTCGCGTTCTACGTCCTCCACGAGCTTCCCGATCCGAGAGCCTTCCTCGCCGAGCTCCGGCCGCTCTTCACTCCTGGCGGCCAACTCCTGATTGTCGAACCGCCGCTGCACGTCTCCAAGGCCGCGTTTGCCGTGACCCTTCGAGTCGCCACCGAAGCGGGTTTCCGCGTCGTCGCCCGCCCTCGCATCCTCTTCAACCATGTCGCTCTCCTCGCCCCCGGCTGA